The Streptomyces sp. 135 sequence CTCGACCGCATCGAGCGGGAACCGGAGGCCGTCCTGCGCGGCCGCGTCTCACTGCCGGGCCACGAGAAGGCGTACGTCGCCGTGCGCGGCCTGTCCGGTCTCGACGCGCGGAACGTCTCACGGCAGACCGTCAGGAGGCGTGCGTGACGCGCGACCGGAGTGGTCGTGGGGGAGCAGGGACGACCCTCGCGAACCGATGGGCAACCCTCCGCTCCAAGGTCGCGTCCCTGACTGCAACGGCCGAAAAGGAGGGTGCGTGAAGAGCGACGACATGCGGCCCGAGGGGCTGACCGCGGACGCCGAAGGCCGCCCTGGTGGGGCGGCCGCCGTGGTGATCGGCGGCGGACTCGCCGGTGTCACCGCCGCGCTCTCGCTGGCCGACGCCGGGCTGCGCGTGACGCTGCTCGAAGGGCGGCCGCGCCTTGGCGGACTCGCGTTCTCCTTCCGGCGCGGCGAGCTGACCGTCGACAACGGCCAGCACGTCTACCTGCGCTGCTGCAACGCCTACCGGTGGTTCCTCGACCGCGTGGGAGGCGCGCACCTCGCCCCCTTGCAGGAACGTCTCGACGTGCCCGTGCTCGACGCCGACCGGGGCCGGCTCGGACGGCTGCGGCGCACCGCGCTGCCCGTGCCGCTGCACCTGGCGGCGAGCCTCGCCACCTATCCCCATCTGTCGGTCGCCGAACGCGCCCAGGTGGGGCGCGCGGCGCTCGCCCTCAAGGGGCTCGATCCGGCCGATCCCGTGCTCGACGGCCAGGACTTCGGCAGCTGGCTGGCCGCGCACGGCCAGTCGCCGCGCGCCATCGAGGCACTGTGGGACCTCGTGGGAGTCGCCACGCTCAACGCCGTCGCGGGCGACGCCTCGCTCGGACTCGCGGCGATGGTGTTCAAGACCGGGCTGCTCTCCGACCCGGGCGCCGCCGACATCGGCTGGTCCCGGGTGCCCCTCGGCGAACTGCACGACACGCTGGCCCGCAAGGCGCTCGACGCCGCGGGCGTGCGCACCGAACTGAGGGCGCGGGTCACCTCCATCTCCCGTACGGGGAACGGCGGTTGGCGCGTGGACGTGCCCGGCGAGGCCATCGACGCCGACACCGTCGTCCTCGCCGTGCCGCAGCACGAGGCGCACGACCTGCTCCCGGACGGCGCGCTCGACCAGCCCGACCGGCTCCTCGACATCGACAACGCGCCGATCCTCAACGTCCACGTCGTCTACGACAGAAAGGTGCTGAAGCGGCCGTTCTTCGCCGCCCTCGGCACGCCCGTCCAGTGGGTCTTCGACCGGACCGAGGCGTCCGGCCTCACCGAGGGGCAGTACCTCGCCCTCTCCCAGTCCGCCGCGCACGACGAGATCGACGCGCCCGTCGCCGCGCTGCGCGAACGCTACCTCCCCGAGCTCGAGCGGCTGCTGCCCGCCGCGCACGGCGCCGAGGTGCGGGACTTCTTCGTGACCCGCGAGCGCACGGCCACCTTCGCACCCACCCCCGGCGTCGGCCGGCTGCGGCCCGGCGCCCGCACCAAGGCGCGCGGCCTCTACCTCGCGGGCGCGTGGACCGCCACCGGCTGGCCCGCGACCATGGAAAGCGCCGTACGCAGCGGCATCAGCGCGGCCGAAGCCGCCCTCTCCGCCCTCGACCGCCCCCGTGATCACCTCTTCGCATTCGAGGAGGCGGCGGCGTGAAGCTCGACTTCCTGGGGTCAGGTCCCCAGCGAACCCGCACCGGAACAACCGGGACAACCGGAACAAGAGGAGAAACTGTGCCGACTGTGCCCTCGGCCGAAACGGCTGCCGACACGGTGGACGTGACCTCACTGCTCGAACGCGGAAGGACCCTGGCCACCCCGGTGCTGCGGGCCGCGGTGGACCGCCTCGCGCCTCCCATGGACACCGTCGCCGCCTACCACTTCGGATGGATCGACGCCGCCGGTAACCCGTCCGACGGCGACGGCGGCAAGGCCGTGCGCCCCGCGCTCGCCCTGCTCTCCGCCGAGGCCGCGGGCGCGGCCCCCGAGGTCGGCGTCCCCGGGGCCGTCGCCGTCGAGCTCGTGCACAACTTCTCGCTGCTGCACGACGACCTGATGGATGGTGACGAGCAGCGCCGCCACCGCGACACCGTGTGGAAGGTGCACGGCCCCGCACAGGCCATCCTCGTCGGCGACGCCCTCTTCGCGCTCGCCAACGAGGTGCTCCTGGAGATCGGCACCGTCGAGGCGGGCCGCGCCACGCGCCGCCTCACCACCGCCACGCGCGCCCTGATCGACGGCCAGGCGCAGGACATCTCCTACGAGCACCGCGAGCGGGTCACCGTCGAGGAGTGCCTGGAGATGGAGGGCAACAAGACCGGCGCCCTGCTCGCCTGCGCCGTCTCCATCGGCGCCGTACTCGGCGGCGCGGACGACCGCACCGCCGACACCCTGGAGAAGTACGGCTACCACCTCGGCCTCGCCTTCCAGGCCGTCGACGACCTGCTCGGCATCTGGGGCGACCCGGACGCCACCGGGAAGCAGACGTGGAGCGATCTGCGTCAGCGCAAGAAGTCCCTGCCCGTCGTCGCCGCGCTCGCCGCGGGCGGCCCCGCCTCCGAGCGCCTCGGCGACCTGCTCGCCGCCG is a genomic window containing:
- the hpnE gene encoding hydroxysqualene dehydroxylase HpnE, with protein sequence MRPEGLTADAEGRPGGAAAVVIGGGLAGVTAALSLADAGLRVTLLEGRPRLGGLAFSFRRGELTVDNGQHVYLRCCNAYRWFLDRVGGAHLAPLQERLDVPVLDADRGRLGRLRRTALPVPLHLAASLATYPHLSVAERAQVGRAALALKGLDPADPVLDGQDFGSWLAAHGQSPRAIEALWDLVGVATLNAVAGDASLGLAAMVFKTGLLSDPGAADIGWSRVPLGELHDTLARKALDAAGVRTELRARVTSISRTGNGGWRVDVPGEAIDADTVVLAVPQHEAHDLLPDGALDQPDRLLDIDNAPILNVHVVYDRKVLKRPFFAALGTPVQWVFDRTEASGLTEGQYLALSQSAAHDEIDAPVAALRERYLPELERLLPAAHGAEVRDFFVTRERTATFAPTPGVGRLRPGARTKARGLYLAGAWTATGWPATMESAVRSGISAAEAALSALDRPRDHLFAFEEAAA
- a CDS encoding polyprenyl synthetase family protein, translating into MPSAETAADTVDVTSLLERGRTLATPVLRAAVDRLAPPMDTVAAYHFGWIDAAGNPSDGDGGKAVRPALALLSAEAAGAAPEVGVPGAVAVELVHNFSLLHDDLMDGDEQRRHRDTVWKVHGPAQAILVGDALFALANEVLLEIGTVEAGRATRRLTTATRALIDGQAQDISYEHRERVTVEECLEMEGNKTGALLACAVSIGAVLGGADDRTADTLEKYGYHLGLAFQAVDDLLGIWGDPDATGKQTWSDLRQRKKSLPVVAALAAGGPASERLGDLLAADAKSNDFDSFSEEEFAARAALIEEAGGRAWTAEEARRQHAIAIGALDTVQMPDRVRAQLVALADFVVVRKR